A single Gadus macrocephalus chromosome 22, ASM3116895v1 DNA region contains:
- the psmb8a gene encoding proteasome subunit beta type-8 isoform X1, translated as MALLSFSGYRPDSRPYGPSVGGARSLTDRASHYTFGTRSPELALPLGLDTAGFLARCGRAGGPEAPGGIELNHGTTTLAFKFRHGVIVAVDSRASAGSYIASKEANKVIEINPFLLGTMSGSAADCQYWERLLAKECRLYELRTSRRISVSAASKLLTNMMLGYKNMGLSMGSMICGWDQKGPGLYYVDDNGCRLSGAMFSTGCGNSYAYGVMDSGYRDDLTVEEACELGRRGIAHATHRDAYSGGVVNGESSNQNLGTHDRTNQHSGRYDWTNQHSGRYDRNLSAPTRLRTYSEVCSIT; from the exons ATGGCTCTGCTCAGCTTCAGCGGCTATAGACCTGACTCCAGACCCTATGGACCCTCCGTTGGGGGGGCCCGGAGCCTCACGGACCGAGCCAGTCACTACACCTTCGGGACCAGGTCTCCGGAGCTGGCCCTCCCGCTGGGCCTGGAC ACCGCAGGCTTCCTGGCGCGCTGCGGCCGGGCCGGGGGTCCGGAGGCCCCGGGGGGCATCGAGCTgaaccacgggaccaccacgcTGGCCTTCAAGTTCCGCCACGGGGTGATCGTGGCGGTGGACTCCAGGGCGTCGGCGGGCAGCTACATCG CGTCCAAGGAGGCGAACAAGGTGATCGAGATCAACCCCTTCCTGCTGGGGACCATGTCAGGAAGCGCTGCCGACTGCCAGTACTGGGAGAGGCTGCTGGCCAAGGAGTGcag gctGTATGAGCTGAGGACCAGCAGGAGGATCTCAGTGTCTGCTGCCTCCAAGCTGCTCACCAACATGATGCTGGGCTACAAGAACATGGGGCTGTCCATGGGCAGCATGATCTGTGGCTGGGACCagaag GGTCCTGGTCTCTACTATGTGGACGACAACGGCTGCCGCCTCTCGGGGGCCATGTTCTCCACGGGCTGCGGCAACAGCTACGCCTACGGTGTGATGGACAGCGGTTACCGTGACGACCTGACGGTGGAGGAGGCGTGTGAGCTGGGCCGGCGTGGCATCGCCCACGCCACGCACCGCGACGCCTACTCCGGGGGCGTGGTCAACGGTGAGTCCTCCAATCAGAATTTAGGGACGCACGATAGGACCAATCAGCACTCAGGGAG GTACGATTGGACCAATCAGCACTCAGGGAGGTACGATAGAAACTTGTCTGCTCCGACACGGCTGAGAACTTACAGTGAGGTCTGtagcatcacatga
- the psmb8a gene encoding proteasome subunit beta type-8 isoform X2, with the protein MALLSFSGYRPDSRPYGPSVGGARSLTDRASHYTFGTRSPELALPLGLDTAGFLARCGRAGGPEAPGGIELNHGTTTLAFKFRHGVIVAVDSRASAGSYIASKEANKVIEINPFLLGTMSGSAADCQYWERLLAKECRLYELRTSRRISVSAASKLLTNMMLGYKNMGLSMGSMICGWDQKGPGLYYVDDNGCRLSGAMFSTGCGNSYAYGVMDSGYRDDLTVEEACELGRRGIAHATHRDAYSGGVVNGESSNQNLGTHDRTNQHSGRYDRNLSAPTRLRTYSEVCSIT; encoded by the exons ATGGCTCTGCTCAGCTTCAGCGGCTATAGACCTGACTCCAGACCCTATGGACCCTCCGTTGGGGGGGCCCGGAGCCTCACGGACCGAGCCAGTCACTACACCTTCGGGACCAGGTCTCCGGAGCTGGCCCTCCCGCTGGGCCTGGAC ACCGCAGGCTTCCTGGCGCGCTGCGGCCGGGCCGGGGGTCCGGAGGCCCCGGGGGGCATCGAGCTgaaccacgggaccaccacgcTGGCCTTCAAGTTCCGCCACGGGGTGATCGTGGCGGTGGACTCCAGGGCGTCGGCGGGCAGCTACATCG CGTCCAAGGAGGCGAACAAGGTGATCGAGATCAACCCCTTCCTGCTGGGGACCATGTCAGGAAGCGCTGCCGACTGCCAGTACTGGGAGAGGCTGCTGGCCAAGGAGTGcag gctGTATGAGCTGAGGACCAGCAGGAGGATCTCAGTGTCTGCTGCCTCCAAGCTGCTCACCAACATGATGCTGGGCTACAAGAACATGGGGCTGTCCATGGGCAGCATGATCTGTGGCTGGGACCagaag GGTCCTGGTCTCTACTATGTGGACGACAACGGCTGCCGCCTCTCGGGGGCCATGTTCTCCACGGGCTGCGGCAACAGCTACGCCTACGGTGTGATGGACAGCGGTTACCGTGACGACCTGACGGTGGAGGAGGCGTGTGAGCTGGGCCGGCGTGGCATCGCCCACGCCACGCACCGCGACGCCTACTCCGGGGGCGTGGTCAACGGTGAGTCCTCCAATCAGAATTTAGGGACGCACGATAGGACCAATCAGCACTCAGGGAG GTACGATAGAAACTTGTCTGCTCCGACACGGCTGAGAACTTACAGTGAGGTCTGtagcatcacatga
- the psmb8a gene encoding proteasome subunit beta type-8 isoform X3, whose product MALLSFSGYRPDSRPYGPSVGGARSLTDRASHYTFGTRSPELALPLGLDTAGFLARCGRAGGPEAPGGIELNHGTTTLAFKFRHGVIVAVDSRASAGSYIASKEANKVIEINPFLLGTMSGSAADCQYWERLLAKECRLYELRTSRRISVSAASKLLTNMMLGYKNMGLSMGSMICGWDQKGPGLYYVDDNGCRLSGAMFSTGCGNSYAYGVMDSGYRDDLTVEEACELGRRGIAHATHRDAYSGGVVNVYHMKADGWVKVCKEDVSELIHRYRKDMF is encoded by the exons ATGGCTCTGCTCAGCTTCAGCGGCTATAGACCTGACTCCAGACCCTATGGACCCTCCGTTGGGGGGGCCCGGAGCCTCACGGACCGAGCCAGTCACTACACCTTCGGGACCAGGTCTCCGGAGCTGGCCCTCCCGCTGGGCCTGGAC ACCGCAGGCTTCCTGGCGCGCTGCGGCCGGGCCGGGGGTCCGGAGGCCCCGGGGGGCATCGAGCTgaaccacgggaccaccacgcTGGCCTTCAAGTTCCGCCACGGGGTGATCGTGGCGGTGGACTCCAGGGCGTCGGCGGGCAGCTACATCG CGTCCAAGGAGGCGAACAAGGTGATCGAGATCAACCCCTTCCTGCTGGGGACCATGTCAGGAAGCGCTGCCGACTGCCAGTACTGGGAGAGGCTGCTGGCCAAGGAGTGcag gctGTATGAGCTGAGGACCAGCAGGAGGATCTCAGTGTCTGCTGCCTCCAAGCTGCTCACCAACATGATGCTGGGCTACAAGAACATGGGGCTGTCCATGGGCAGCATGATCTGTGGCTGGGACCagaag GGTCCTGGTCTCTACTATGTGGACGACAACGGCTGCCGCCTCTCGGGGGCCATGTTCTCCACGGGCTGCGGCAACAGCTACGCCTACGGTGTGATGGACAGCGGTTACCGTGACGACCTGACGGTGGAGGAGGCGTGTGAGCTGGGCCGGCGTGGCATCGCCCACGCCACGCACCGCGACGCCTACTCCGGGGGCGTGGTCAACG tgtaCCACATGAAGGCGGACGGCTGGGTGAAGGTGTGTAAGGAGGACGTCTCAGAGCTGATCCACAGATACAGGAAGGACAtgttctga